The Arvicanthis niloticus isolate mArvNil1 chromosome 2, mArvNil1.pat.X, whole genome shotgun sequence genome includes a window with the following:
- the C2H20orf202 gene encoding uncharacterized protein C20orf202 homolog, which produces MVQGSPGPVTTSLLRTLKDPEMEMPGKPAADLGQTLERLREELAEMQIQDQQLLLELRHLHILLEELRAESTHWEDTRPSRSTSPFRARLGSEGRACQPVPRQLTQLLRGEKNRRSSLP; this is translated from the exons ATGGTTCAAGGGTCCCCTGGGCCTGTAACCACGTCATTGCTAAGGACTCTAAAGGACCCTGAGATGGAAATGCCAGGAAAGCCAGCTGCAGACCTTGGGCAGACCCTGGAGCGGCTGAGGGAGGAGCTG GCCGAGATGCAGATCCAGGACCAACAGCTGTTGCTCGAACTGAGGCATCTGCACATCCTCCTGGAGGAGCTTCGAGCTGAAAGCACCCACTGGGAGGACACGAGGCCCAGCAGAAGCACATCACCTTTCCGAGCGAGGCTGGGATCAGAGGGCAGGGCCTGCCAGCCTGTGCCAAGGCAACTGACCCAGCTGCTCCGAGGAGAAAAGAACAGGCGAAGCTCCCTTCCTTAA